One genomic window of Cellulophaga sp. Hel_I_12 includes the following:
- the rpmB gene encoding 50S ribosomal protein L28 has protein sequence MSKVCEITGKRAMFGNNVSFSINKTRRRFNVNLSKKRFYIPEEDRWVTLKVSARALKSINKKGISAVLKEANANGLTK, from the coding sequence ATGTCAAAAGTTTGCGAAATTACTGGAAAGAGAGCTATGTTTGGAAACAATGTATCGTTTTCCATTAACAAAACTAGGAGAAGATTCAATGTGAATCTTTCCAAAAAACGTTTTTACATTCCTGAAGAAGACCGTTGGGTTACTTTAAAAGTATCTGCACGGGCCTTAAAATCCATCAATAAAAAGGGGATTTCTGCAGTTTTGAAAGAAGCTAATGCAAATGGATTAACTAAGTAA
- a CDS encoding fumarylacetoacetate hydrolase family protein: MKIICIGRNYAAHIEELQNEKPTDPVIFIKPDSSVLPKEQDFYIPEFSNEIHYEVEVLVKIKKVGKHIDEKFAPTYYDEISLGIDFTARDVQQELKEKGLPWEKAKGFDGAAVIGHWVPKTNFEDVNNLNFSLSKNTELVQNSNTSLMLWKIDALIAYVSTFFTLKKGDILFTGTPAGVGRVKTNDYLSGSLEHIEMFHLNIK; this comes from the coding sequence ATGAAAATCATCTGTATTGGTAGAAATTATGCGGCTCATATTGAAGAACTTCAAAATGAAAAGCCAACGGATCCTGTAATTTTTATAAAACCGGATTCTTCAGTATTACCTAAAGAACAAGACTTTTATATTCCTGAGTTTTCTAATGAAATTCATTATGAAGTAGAAGTGCTAGTAAAAATAAAAAAAGTAGGGAAGCACATTGACGAAAAATTTGCGCCTACCTATTATGACGAAATAAGTTTAGGGATAGACTTTACCGCTCGAGATGTACAGCAGGAATTAAAAGAAAAGGGATTGCCTTGGGAAAAGGCAAAGGGTTTTGACGGGGCTGCTGTGATTGGGCATTGGGTACCAAAAACAAATTTCGAAGATGTGAATAATTTAAATTTCTCACTTTCAAAAAATACGGAGCTAGTTCAAAATTCGAATACGAGTTTAATGCTTTGGAAAATAGATGCGCTTATTGCTTATGTAAGTACATTTTTCACCTTAAAAAAGGGTGATATTTTGTTTACAGGAACACCAGCGGGTGTTGGTAGAGTAAAAACTAATGATTACCTTTCTGGCAGCTTAGAACACATAGAAATGTTCCATTTAAACATTAAGTAA
- a CDS encoding DUF4295 domain-containing protein, whose amino-acid sequence MAKKTVASLQTSSKRLTKAIKMVKSPKSGAYTFTESVMTPEEVDGWLTKK is encoded by the coding sequence ATGGCAAAGAAAACGGTAGCAAGTTTACAAACCAGTTCAAAAAGATTGACAAAAGCTATAAAAATGGTGAAGTCACCTAAATCTGGTGCTTATACATTCACTGAGTCAGTTATGACGCCAGAGGAAGTAGATGGCTGGTTGACTAAAAAATAA
- a CDS encoding competence/damage-inducible protein A gives MFAEIITIGDEILIGQIVDTNSAFIAKEFNKIGVSVVQITSIQDERNHILKALEEAESRADIVVITGGLGPTKDDITKHTLCEYFKDSLVENQEVLHHVEQIFKKYITAPLLQVNKNQALVPSKAQVLHNAYGTAPGMWINGASTVFVSLPGVPFEMKYLMEHQVIPKIQKEYDRPFIVHKTIITYGIGESALAEKIQEWEECLPQTIKLAYLPSLGKVRLRLSTKGGNLNALEIQIKVEIEKLYALLHDIVHGEEDDESLEEIISKLLTAKELTLSTAESFTGGKIAELITQIPGASAFYKGTIVSYATEAKMNLLQVPKDLIETHSVVSAAVAEAMASNVRKLMNTDFSIATTGNAGPSKGDSNEDVGTVFIAIASPKGVFSEKFKMGSQRERVVQKSVYKALELLQKEILKF, from the coding sequence ATGTTTGCAGAAATTATTACCATTGGCGATGAAATTCTTATTGGTCAGATTGTAGATACAAACTCTGCTTTTATTGCAAAAGAATTTAATAAAATTGGGGTTTCAGTGGTGCAAATCACCTCTATCCAAGATGAGCGAAATCACATTCTCAAAGCACTGGAAGAAGCTGAATCGCGAGCCGATATTGTCGTTATTACGGGTGGTTTAGGGCCCACAAAAGACGATATTACAAAGCATACCTTATGTGAATATTTTAAAGACTCCTTGGTAGAAAACCAAGAGGTTTTACATCATGTGGAGCAGATTTTTAAGAAATATATCACAGCACCACTTTTACAAGTAAATAAAAATCAGGCTTTAGTTCCTTCAAAAGCGCAAGTTTTGCATAATGCCTATGGTACAGCACCAGGCATGTGGATTAACGGTGCATCTACTGTTTTTGTATCCTTACCAGGCGTGCCTTTTGAAATGAAGTATTTAATGGAGCACCAAGTTATTCCTAAGATTCAAAAGGAGTATGATAGACCTTTTATTGTACATAAAACAATTATCACCTATGGTATTGGAGAAAGTGCGCTTGCTGAAAAAATTCAAGAGTGGGAAGAGTGTTTGCCTCAAACCATAAAATTAGCCTATTTGCCTAGTTTAGGTAAAGTACGTTTGCGATTGAGTACAAAGGGAGGAAACCTAAATGCCCTTGAAATACAAATTAAAGTTGAAATAGAAAAACTATATGCCTTGCTTCATGACATTGTGCATGGTGAAGAAGACGATGAATCTTTAGAGGAAATTATTTCAAAATTACTCACAGCAAAAGAATTGACCTTAAGTACAGCCGAAAGTTTTACTGGAGGGAAAATAGCGGAATTAATCACTCAAATTCCCGGAGCATCAGCCTTTTATAAAGGCACAATAGTAAGTTATGCCACAGAGGCTAAAATGAACCTGTTACAGGTGCCAAAAGACCTTATTGAAACGCATTCGGTGGTAAGTGCTGCTGTTGCAGAAGCAATGGCGAGCAATGTACGTAAATTGATGAATACCGATTTTTCAATCGCCACAACTGGGAATGCCGGACCGTCGAAAGGAGACTCAAATGAGGATGTTGGAACGGTATTTATTGCTATTGCAAGTCCCAAAGGGGTCTTTTCTGAGAAATTTAAGATGGGGAGTCAGCGAGAAAGGGTAGTTCAAAAGTCTGTGTATAAGGCACTTGAGTTGCTTCAAAAAGAAATTTTAAAATTCTAA
- the rpmG gene encoding 50S ribosomal protein L33, whose protein sequence is MAKKGNRIQVILECTEHKESGQPGTSRYITTKNKKNTPDRIELKKFNPILKKMTVHKEIK, encoded by the coding sequence ATGGCTAAGAAAGGTAATAGAATCCAAGTGATATTGGAATGTACAGAGCATAAAGAGTCAGGCCAGCCTGGAACTTCAAGATACATTACAACAAAAAACAAAAAGAACACTCCTGATAGAATAGAATTAAAGAAATTTAATCCTATTTTAAAGAAAATGACTGTTCATAAAGAAATTAAATAA
- the ftsY gene encoding signal recognition particle-docking protein FtsY produces the protein MSLFKKLFSSEKKETLDRGLEKTKTSFFGKLNKAVAGKSKVDDDVLDDLEEILVSSDVGVDTTLKIIKGIEARVASDKYLGTSELNLILREEIARLLSETNSGEDLEFSIPKATKPYVIMVVGVNGVGKTTTIGKLAYQFKKKGYKVVLGAGDTFRAAAIDQLQIWADRVGISIVKQNMGSDPASVAFDTLSSAIKQDADVVIIDTAGRLHNKVNLMNELSKVSRVMQKVIPETPHEVLLVLDGSTGQNAFEQAKQFTKATNVTSLAVTKLDGTAKGGVVIGISDQFKIPVKYIGVGEGIEDLQVFNKIEFVDSFFGGK, from the coding sequence ATGAGTTTATTTAAAAAATTATTTTCTTCTGAGAAAAAGGAAACCTTAGATAGAGGTTTAGAAAAAACAAAAACATCATTTTTTGGAAAATTAAATAAAGCAGTGGCCGGAAAATCTAAGGTCGACGATGATGTTCTTGATGATTTGGAAGAGATTTTGGTAAGTTCTGATGTAGGTGTTGATACCACATTAAAAATTATCAAAGGTATTGAGGCTAGAGTCGCTTCAGATAAATATTTGGGAACAAGTGAGTTAAACCTTATTTTAAGGGAGGAAATAGCGCGTTTACTGTCTGAAACTAATTCAGGTGAAGACCTTGAGTTTAGCATACCTAAAGCTACAAAGCCCTATGTAATCATGGTGGTTGGGGTCAATGGTGTAGGGAAAACCACAACTATTGGTAAATTGGCCTATCAATTTAAGAAAAAAGGGTATAAAGTGGTTTTAGGAGCAGGGGATACGTTTAGAGCTGCTGCGATAGATCAATTACAGATATGGGCAGATCGAGTGGGAATTTCTATTGTTAAGCAAAATATGGGTAGCGATCCCGCTTCTGTAGCTTTCGACACGCTTAGTTCTGCGATAAAACAGGATGCAGACGTAGTGATCATTGATACCGCTGGACGCCTGCATAATAAGGTTAATTTAATGAACGAACTTTCAAAAGTGAGTCGCGTCATGCAAAAAGTAATTCCAGAGACGCCTCATGAGGTACTTTTGGTTTTAGATGGTTCTACTGGTCAAAATGCTTTTGAACAAGCCAAACAATTTACCAAAGCCACCAATGTTACTTCGTTGGCAGTTACTAAATTAGATGGTACGGCAAAGGGAGGCGTTGTTATTGGTATTTCAGATCAGTTTAAAATACCAGTAAAATATATTGGTGTTGGTGAGGGCATTGAAGACCTTCAGGTATTTAATAAAATAGAGTTTGTAGATTCATTTTTTGGAGGGAAGTAA
- a CDS encoding Hpt domain-containing protein codes for MIYSLDKLNELADGDDEFIHSVVSVFLDEVPEDLSLLEIAINQKNYPSIYQLAHKIKPNVDLLGMEQTRAAALEIENLGKQGNTGAQIDVIFPTLKKDISQVVAELKKDFNL; via the coding sequence ATGATATACAGTCTGGATAAATTAAATGAATTAGCGGATGGAGATGATGAATTTATTCACTCTGTGGTTTCTGTATTTTTAGATGAAGTGCCAGAAGATTTGTCACTTTTAGAAATAGCAATTAATCAAAAGAACTATCCTTCTATTTATCAATTAGCCCATAAAATTAAACCCAATGTAGATCTGTTGGGTATGGAGCAAACCCGCGCGGCAGCCCTAGAGATTGAAAATTTAGGGAAACAAGGCAATACAGGAGCGCAAATCGATGTAATTTTTCCGACCTTAAAAAAAGATATTTCGCAAGTGGTTGCTGAACTTAAAAAAGACTTTAATCTTTAA